One window of Mixophyes fleayi isolate aMixFle1 chromosome 3, aMixFle1.hap1, whole genome shotgun sequence genomic DNA carries:
- the MRPL14 gene encoding large ribosomal subunit protein uL14m: MALLDRAVRLLISQSWQAVHKQTFCRSASLGAIQKLTRVRVVDNSALGNTPYHKPPRCIHVYNKSGVGKVGDEILLAIKGQKKKALIVGHRMPGPNMTARFDSNNVVLIEDNGNPVGTRIKTPISSSLRKEGGKYSKVLAIAQTLV; the protein is encoded by the exons ATGGCCCTGTTAGACAGAGCAGTGAGACTTCTAATTTCCCAGTCCTGGCAGGCTGTCCACAAACAGACCTTCTG CCGGTCTGCATCACTTGGAGCTATCCAGAAATTGACTCGAGTTCGAGTGGTGGATAACAGTGCACTGGGGAATACACCGTATCACAAGCCCCCCCGCTGTATCCATGTATACAACAAGTCAGGTGTAGGGAAGGTCGGAGACGAAATCCTCTTGGCCATCAAGGGGCAGAAGAAGAAAGCCCTCATCGTGGGTCATAGGATGCCTGGGCCCAACATGACAGCACGATTTGACTCCAACAATGTGGTACTTATAGAGGACAATGGGAATCCAGTGGGTACCAGAATAAAAACCCCAATTTCTTCCAGCCTGAGAAAGGAAGGCGGAAAGTACTCCAAGGTGCTGGCTATAGCACAGACATTAGTATGA